The genomic stretch CCTGAGGATTATGAAACAGAGTTGGCAACCTTCTTGTTAATGCATTAGCTTTCAGCTGgggtgggaaaaaaaacaacaacaaataataaCTCCAGTCTTGTGTTCTAAGGTAATGGCATGAAGACGATGTCCAGTGAAAACTGAGTAGCACGATGGAAAATGTtatgctcgggcttccctggtggcgcagtggttgagagtctgcctgccgatgcaggggtcacgggttcgtgccctggtccgggaagatcccacatgccatggggcggctgggcctgtgagccatggccaccgagcctgcgcatccggagcaccttgtgctccgcaacgggagaggccacagcagtgagaggcctgcataccgcaaaaaaaaaaaaaaaaatgttatgctcTGACAGGAAGTGCAAAATGCAGGATGCAAACTTGCATCTCCCATGTTCTTGGTAAAATCAGAATGTGTATATCTATGGACAAGAGGGAAATAGGAGCACAGGACATGAAAACACTGTGTTCACAAACTATCTGTAATATTATGTTGTCTTTATAATTAAGATGTATTGGAAAAACTAGGTACTTTGAACGTCCCCACATCCACAGATACAAATAGAGATCACAGATGACAAAATATAAATCACAAACGTAGGAATCTCACACTAAGGTGATCAGGGAAACAGGGAATGCAAAATAGAGCTCTTGATCGATAAGTATTTGATTGCCTAGTGTGTGCAGACAGTGATGGGAACCAGAAACAGATGTGCCTCCTGTGAGCCCAGCGCTAATAACCCCTCCACGTGTGTGCACAGTGTGCTTTCACCCCTGTGCAGCTGActaccaaataaaacaaaactgatcAGAGTTATCCTAGATGTATACAACTTGGCATGGGCTCTCAGAGGGAGGAGTAGGAAAGACTAAGAAGATTTCAAAGGAGAGATGGTAATTGTGTCGTTTCCTTGACGtgagtgttggggggaggggcttttgtttattcttctctcCCAGTCCTGACCCCACGGGCCACAGGGTGAGGTGGCTTGAAGAGAGCTCGGAAACCTAACCACTAGATCACCAGGGCCAGCAGGCTTGAAACAGGACCTCAGTCCTTGTCTTCTctgaagaaagaattcagcacAGAGACAAAAGGTAGTGAAGCAGGTAAAGTGTTTGTTAGAAGGAAAGTAAGTGCAGAAAGACATGCAGGCAGGCTCAGAGGGAGAGAGTCACGCTTTGGGGGTGGCAGGAATTACTTATATGGGGGCAGTTTTATGGGTTCCCTCTGGCCAATCACCTTGTTTTGTCTTGCTTCGTGCCCAAACTGGGTCTGACTCAGGGCCCCCCCAGTGTGGtcttttagccaagatggattccattGCAAGGGTCTCTGGGAGGCTGGCAGGACATATTACGGGCTAGCGCCgcctccctttttttgtttttgtttgtttttttggctgcaccacacagcatgtgggatcttagttccccaaccagggatcgaacccgtgccccctgcagtggaacctaaccactggactgccagggaattcccacccccTTCCTTTTTTGACCCTGAGGAaactttctgcacatgtgtagtcagggaggtctccttgacctcaagaGTGAAGAATATGGTTGTCTTATCTTTTTACTCAAGCAGAGCTAAGCTCCTCTCTgctactgcctttttttttttttttttttggctgtattgggtctttgttgctgtgttcgggctttctctagttgtggcgagcagaggctactcgttcattgtggtgtgtgggcttctcattgcggtggcttctcttgcggagcacgggctctaggcacgtgggcttcagtagttgtggcacgtgggctcagtagttgtggcttgcaggctctagagctcaggctcagtagttgtggcgcacgggcttagttgctctgcagcaggtgggatcttcctggaccagggctcgaacccgtgtcccctgcattggcaggcggattctcaaccactgcgccaccagggaagcccctctgctccTGCCTTTATTTTACCTTGAAGCACCAGCatctcagcctggggcccagctATCTTCTGTCTCTGCCTCATTCATTGCTGGGCCATGAACCCTTGATGGGCTTTCTCATCGTGTTCTCACGACTGACCTATGAAGGTGATAAAATTATTCTCatgttttacagatagggaaacggAATGGTTTATATATATGAATCTAAGAGCCTCTCTCCTTAAGTTCTAAAACATCCCAAACTGAGATGATTCttctctcctgcctctccaggcctcaggcTGATCTCCCTGCATCCTACCTGGGCTTGGGTGAAATAAACTTGACATTCACTAACTTCAGCTTTAGCAATTTGGGGGTTACAATGGGCTGTCagttttgggggggggttggttctttttttttttcattagccTTTATTCATCATACGGTAGCAAGTTAGGTGGGGAGGTTCCTTGCTAATGTGCCTTTTTAAGGACCTTACCTCGCAGCAGAGAAAATTAAGTGCTGGAGAGAATGGCTCAACAGTTAGTCATACGCCGTGCTTTAATAGCAGAGCCAGCCAGTATGGAGAGGGGGCGTGtgtggaaaaaggcaggattaaGTGATTAATTTTTAagcactaaatatttattgacagaaTATCTCTCCAGGCAGTGTTCACATGCTTAGAACCCATGCCTTTAACTTGGCAGTGCTGTTTAAGCAAACAAACTCAGTCAGTTGTACACAATGATTAACAGGAAGTTGGAGCTGATACAGCGGTCAACCTTTTGGCCAGGAGACGAGGCTGGGGTTAAAGTCTTAGAGCAATGGCTTTCAGAATAGTCAGTTCGCCCCTTGGTGATTTTCCTGTAGGGAAACGTGGACACATTGGAGTCAAAACCTCCCTGAGGCAACGTGTTTTTATGTAGAAGCAGGTTGCAGGAAGGCAGCGTGGGGTCTGAGCAAAGCAAATCCCAAAGAGTTACTTCAGAAATGTGAGGAAGAAAGGTGGAAATGCAATGCAGTGGCAAAcgaggagaaaaggaagacagaaacAAAGGACAAGCATACTCAACTGGAAGGTTACGGAACAGCCGATCAGAACTGCACCTACTAAAAGGATAGTTATGGATTCTGGAGAAAATGTAAGTTAAATCTACCTACGCTCTGATCTGATCCCAAGAGACATTTTACTCATTTACTGGTTTTGAATGATGGGCTCTTGGAAGcagtgtcttttttgtgtgtctctGCTCACTGCtctgatttttgtgtttgtttacaaTCATGAGTTATGGGAGAATAAAAATTTCCTGGGAGCATCTCTGTCCAATGCTTCGCTATTAGCAGAAGTCTGTCGTCAGATTTTTAAGGGGAAGGTTTTTTACCCAACAGAGAATGCACTGAAAACTACCCTCAGTGAATCTACCTGTTATGAGTACATAGCTCAAAGTCACTACATAACAGAAGCGCTCTCTGAAGAAGAGTCTGGCTTCCCTTTGGCTTACATGATGACCATCCACAAAGATTTGGGCACTTTTGAGAGACTCTTCAGGGCAATTTACATGCCCCAAAATGTCTACTGTGTTCACGTGGATGAAAAGGCAACAGATACATTTAAAGATGCAGTGAAGCAATTACTGAGCTGCTTCCCAAATGCTTTTCTGGCTTCCAAGATGGAGCCCGTGGTCTACGGTGGGATTTCCAGGCTCCAGGCTGACCTGAACTGCATCAAAGATCTTGCAGGCTCTGAGGTTCTGTGGAAATACGCCATCAACACCTGTGGGCAAGATTTCCCCCTGAAAACCAACAGGGAGATCGTTCGGTATCTGAAAGgatttaaagggaaaaacatCACCCCAGGCGTGCTGCCTCCGGCTCACGCAACTGGACGGACTAAATATGTCCACCAAGAACTACTGAACAAAAAGAATTCCTACATGATTAAAACCGCGAAATTGAAAACTCCGCCTCCTCACAACATGACCATTTACTTTGGCACTGCCTATGTGGCCCTCACAAGGGAATTCGCTAATTTTgtcctccaagaccagcaggcaCTTGACTTACTGTCCTGGTCCAAGGACACCTACAGTCCTGATGAACATTTCTGGGTCACACTCAATAGGATTCCTGGTATGTATGtctcttaacttttgtttttatgaataaACATTGCATGGCCAGTACTGAACGAACCACtgaaaaatagttaaaaaaaataacatttttaaagatttttacagTTTCaactattcattaaaaaaatctttacagcAGCTCTGCTCAGAGTGGGTGATATaactcatctccattttacagatgaagaaactgaggcatagtgaTTAGGGCAGAGGTAGAGACCGACTGTCTGACTTGATTTTGCTGACATACCAAGCTACCTTTCTGAACCTGTAGACCCACTTCAAATATGTGCTgtagtcatttattttttacatctttattggagtataattgctttacaatggtgtgttagtttctgctttataacaaagtgagtcagttatacatatacatatatccccatatctcttccctcttgcgtctccctccctcccaccctccctatgtgCTGTAGTCTTGagacatggcaaggaactgaggaaCACTGACTGGCAAATGAAAGATTAAACACAATTCTCCTTTAAATGTGATGGTATTTAAAATCAGGCATAAATATGATAAATTAAATTTGAGCAGCAATTTGAACACTTAAATAATACCTTTGCGCCTATTGAAGCTCCAATAGCTAAATTCAGATCATTTCAAAATGAGAGCAAGACACAACTTTAACAGTTTTCATTTGCAAGTTCTTTCCTGGAACTGAGTCCAAAATTTAGAGCATCTTAAAGATTCCTAGACCAGTGCCTTTATTTTATAGACAATGAAACCAGTGTGGTTATTTGATGTGCTCAAATTACCCTGCTAGTAAGCAAACA from Mesoplodon densirostris isolate mMesDen1 chromosome 10, mMesDen1 primary haplotype, whole genome shotgun sequence encodes the following:
- the GCNT2 gene encoding N-acetyllactosaminide beta-1,6-N-acetylglucosaminyl-transferase isoform X2: MMGSWKQCLFCVSLLTALIFVFVYNHELWENKNFLGASLSNASLLAEVCRQIFKGKVFYPTENALKTTLSESTCYEYIAQSHYITEALSEEESGFPLAYMMTIHKDLGTFERLFRAIYMPQNVYCVHVDEKATDTFKDAVKQLLSCFPNAFLASKMEPVVYGGISRLQADLNCIKDLAGSEVLWKYAINTCGQDFPLKTNREIVRYLKGFKGKNITPGVLPPAHATGRTKYVHQELLNKKNSYMIKTAKLKTPPPHNMTIYFGTAYVALTREFANFVLQDQQALDLLSWSKDTYSPDEHFWVTLNRIPGVPGSMPNASWAGNLRAVKWFDMEDKHGGCHGHYVHGICIYGNGDLKWLINSSSLFANKFELTTYPLTVECLELRLRERTLNQSEIAIQPSWYF